A genomic window from Lotus japonicus ecotype B-129 chromosome 1, LjGifu_v1.2 includes:
- the LOC130722880 gene encoding cyclin-A3-4-like isoform X1, with product METRVAAKRKSINQSQNQSFKKKRIVLGELHNSSPNLNIPQTLKNPKPNKTTATTNKIASNAVDTDSSTDGKLEFRFDSDIFRYLHAMEMEKKRRPVINYMEKVQMDITPHMRGILVDWLVEVAEEYRLLSDTLHLAVSYIDRFLSVNIVNKPSLQLLGVSAVLIASKYEEINPCHVEKLCFITDNTYNNEEVLKMEADILKSLDFEMGNPTVKTFLRRFTGIGCQDKKFEYLTYYLAELSLLEYDCLMFLPSLVAASTMFLASFIIWPENHPWAFMKFFAFGRHQPCKNALGIHHLSYKNVFLFYMIYTWQEVEGLSKLLGTNTSNISLNVCQTCLRLRIYQVISLKK from the exons ATGGAGACTCGTGTCGCCGCTAAGAGAAAGTCCATCAACCAATCCCAAAACCAATCCTTCAAAAAGAAACGAATCGTGTTGGGTGAGCTTCACAATTCATCACCCAATCTCAACATCCCTCAAACTTTGAAGAATCCCAAGCCCAAcaaaacaacagcaacaacgAACAAGATAGCTAGCAATGCCGTTGACACAGATTCAAGCACCGATGGCAAGCTCGAGTTTCGTTTTGATTCCGACATCTTCAGATATCTTCACGCAATGGAG ATGGAGAAAAAGCGAAGACCGGTGATTAATTACATGGAGAAAGTTCAGATGGATATTACTCCTCACATGAGGGGAATTTTGGTGGATTGGTTAGTAGAGGTTGCTGAGGAGTATAGGCTTCTCTCTGACACTCTTCATCTTGCTGTTTCCTACATTGATAGGTTCCTATCTGTTAATATCGTCAACAAGCCCTCGCTTCAATTGCTCGGTGTTTCAGCTGTGCTCATCGCATC GAAGTATGAAGAAATTAACCCGTGCCATGTCGAAAAGTTGTGCTTCATCACTGATAACACATACAACAATGAAGAG GTTTTAAAGATGGAAGCTGACATTCTCAAGTCCCTAGATTTTGAAATGGGCAATCCTACTGTTAAGACTTTTCTAAG GAGGTTTACTGGGATTGGTTGCCAGGATAAAAAGTTTGAGTATCTGACTTACTATCTTGCTGAGCTAAGTTTGTTGGAGTATGATTGTTTAATGTTCTTGCCTTCTTTGGTGGCTGCATCTACAATGTTTCTAGCTAGTTTTATCATTTGGCCTGAGAATCATCCCTGG GCATTTATGAAGTTTTTTGCCTTTGGAAGACACCAGCCCTGCAAGAACGCACTGGGTATACATCACTTGAGCTACAAGAATGTGTTCTTGTTTTACATGATTTATACATGGCAAGAAGTGGAGGGTCTTTCCAAGCTACTAGGGACAAATACAAGCAACATAAG TTTAAATGTGTGTCAAACTTGCCTGCGCCTCCGCATTTACCAAGTCATCTCTTTGAAGAAGTGA
- the LOC130722880 gene encoding cyclin-A3-4-like isoform X2, whose product METRVAAKRKSINQSQNQSFKKKRIVLGELHNSSPNLNIPQTLKNPKPNKTTATTNKIASNAVDTDSSTDGKLEFRFDSDIFRYLHAMEMEKKRRPVINYMEKVQMDITPHMRGILVDWLVEVAEEYRLLSDTLHLAVSYIDRFLSVNIVNKPSLQLLGVSAVLIASKYEEINPCHVEKLCFITDNTYNNEEVLKMEADILKSLDFEMGNPTVKTFLRRFTGIGCQDKKFEYLTYYLAELSLLEYDCLMFLPSLVAASTMFLASFIIWPENHPWFFAFGRHQPCKNALGIHHLSYKNVFLFYMIYTWQEVEGLSKLLGTNTSNISLNVCQTCLRLRIYQVISLKK is encoded by the exons ATGGAGACTCGTGTCGCCGCTAAGAGAAAGTCCATCAACCAATCCCAAAACCAATCCTTCAAAAAGAAACGAATCGTGTTGGGTGAGCTTCACAATTCATCACCCAATCTCAACATCCCTCAAACTTTGAAGAATCCCAAGCCCAAcaaaacaacagcaacaacgAACAAGATAGCTAGCAATGCCGTTGACACAGATTCAAGCACCGATGGCAAGCTCGAGTTTCGTTTTGATTCCGACATCTTCAGATATCTTCACGCAATGGAG ATGGAGAAAAAGCGAAGACCGGTGATTAATTACATGGAGAAAGTTCAGATGGATATTACTCCTCACATGAGGGGAATTTTGGTGGATTGGTTAGTAGAGGTTGCTGAGGAGTATAGGCTTCTCTCTGACACTCTTCATCTTGCTGTTTCCTACATTGATAGGTTCCTATCTGTTAATATCGTCAACAAGCCCTCGCTTCAATTGCTCGGTGTTTCAGCTGTGCTCATCGCATC GAAGTATGAAGAAATTAACCCGTGCCATGTCGAAAAGTTGTGCTTCATCACTGATAACACATACAACAATGAAGAG GTTTTAAAGATGGAAGCTGACATTCTCAAGTCCCTAGATTTTGAAATGGGCAATCCTACTGTTAAGACTTTTCTAAG GAGGTTTACTGGGATTGGTTGCCAGGATAAAAAGTTTGAGTATCTGACTTACTATCTTGCTGAGCTAAGTTTGTTGGAGTATGATTGTTTAATGTTCTTGCCTTCTTTGGTGGCTGCATCTACAATGTTTCTAGCTAGTTTTATCATTTGGCCTGAGAATCATCCCTGG TTTTTTGCCTTTGGAAGACACCAGCCCTGCAAGAACGCACTGGGTATACATCACTTGAGCTACAAGAATGTGTTCTTGTTTTACATGATTTATACATGGCAAGAAGTGGAGGGTCTTTCCAAGCTACTAGGGACAAATACAAGCAACATAAG TTTAAATGTGTGTCAAACTTGCCTGCGCCTCCGCATTTACCAAGTCATCTCTTTGAAGAAGTGA
- the LOC130722880 gene encoding cyclin-A3-4-like isoform X4 — protein sequence METRVAAKRKSINQSQNQSFKKKRIVLGELHNSSPNLNIPQTLKNPKPNKTTATTNKIASNAVDTDSSTDGKLEFRFDSDIFRYLHAMEMEKKRRPVINYMEKVQMDITPHMRGILVDWLVEVAEEYRLLSDTLHLAVSYIDRFLSVNIVNKPSLQLLGVSAVLIASKYEEINPCHVEKLCFITDNTYNNEEVLKMEADILKSLDFEMGNPTVKTFLRRFTGIGCQDKKFEYLTYYLAELSLLEYDCLMFLPSLVAASTMFLASFIIWPENHPWPCKNALGIHHLSYKNVFLFYMIYTWQEVEGLSKLLGTNTSNISLNVCQTCLRLRIYQVISLKK from the exons ATGGAGACTCGTGTCGCCGCTAAGAGAAAGTCCATCAACCAATCCCAAAACCAATCCTTCAAAAAGAAACGAATCGTGTTGGGTGAGCTTCACAATTCATCACCCAATCTCAACATCCCTCAAACTTTGAAGAATCCCAAGCCCAAcaaaacaacagcaacaacgAACAAGATAGCTAGCAATGCCGTTGACACAGATTCAAGCACCGATGGCAAGCTCGAGTTTCGTTTTGATTCCGACATCTTCAGATATCTTCACGCAATGGAG ATGGAGAAAAAGCGAAGACCGGTGATTAATTACATGGAGAAAGTTCAGATGGATATTACTCCTCACATGAGGGGAATTTTGGTGGATTGGTTAGTAGAGGTTGCTGAGGAGTATAGGCTTCTCTCTGACACTCTTCATCTTGCTGTTTCCTACATTGATAGGTTCCTATCTGTTAATATCGTCAACAAGCCCTCGCTTCAATTGCTCGGTGTTTCAGCTGTGCTCATCGCATC GAAGTATGAAGAAATTAACCCGTGCCATGTCGAAAAGTTGTGCTTCATCACTGATAACACATACAACAATGAAGAG GTTTTAAAGATGGAAGCTGACATTCTCAAGTCCCTAGATTTTGAAATGGGCAATCCTACTGTTAAGACTTTTCTAAG GAGGTTTACTGGGATTGGTTGCCAGGATAAAAAGTTTGAGTATCTGACTTACTATCTTGCTGAGCTAAGTTTGTTGGAGTATGATTGTTTAATGTTCTTGCCTTCTTTGGTGGCTGCATCTACAATGTTTCTAGCTAGTTTTATCATTTGGCCTGAGAATCATCCCTGG CCCTGCAAGAACGCACTGGGTATACATCACTTGAGCTACAAGAATGTGTTCTTGTTTTACATGATTTATACATGGCAAGAAGTGGAGGGTCTTTCCAAGCTACTAGGGACAAATACAAGCAACATAAG TTTAAATGTGTGTCAAACTTGCCTGCGCCTCCGCATTTACCAAGTCATCTCTTTGAAGAAGTGA
- the LOC130722894 gene encoding metal transporter Nramp2-like: MSSPSPEEDSKQGEEEEGNRLLQREEEDEEEAAYEAGEKIAVVDFDFETVDESTVPPFSWKKLWMFTGPGFLMSIAFLDPGNLEGDLQAGAIAGYSLLWLLMWATFMGLLIQLLSLRVGVATGRHLAELCRDHYPNWARLVLWFMAEVALIGADIQEVIGSAIAIQILSRGLFPLWVGVLITASDCFFFLFLENYGVRKLEAAFAVLIATMALSFAWMFGDARPSGKELMMGILIPRLSSKTIRQAVGVVGCVIMPHNVFLHSALVQSRKIDPQKKVRVQEALNYYTIESSVALTVSFMINLFVTTVFAKGFYGTKQADSIGLVNAGQYLEEKYGGGVFPILYIWGIGLLAAGQSSTITGTYAGQFIMGGFLDLRLKKWLRALITRSCAIVPTIVVAIAFNRSEGSLDVLNEWLNVLQSMQIPFALIPLLTLVSSEQIMGTFKIGPVLERVAWTVAVLIIVINGYLLVDFFVSEVNGLLLGFVACSCTVAYVAFIVYLVSLSGALPSSWVNRLPKGFSTIAGN; encoded by the exons ATGAGTTCTCCGTCGCCGGAAGAGGATTCAAaacaaggagaagaagaagagggaaaCCGCCTTCTACaaagggaggaagaagatgaagaagaggcgGCGTATGAAGCCGGAGAGAAAATCGCGGTGGTGGATTTCGACTTCGAAACGGTGGACGAATCAACTGTGCCACCATTTTCATGGAAGAAGCTATGGATGTTCACAGGGCCAGGGTTCTTGATGAGCATAGCGTTTTTGGATCCAGGGAATCTGGAAGGGGATCTGCAAGCTGGTGCCATCGCCGGTTACTCGCTGCTATGGCTGTTGATGTGGGCTACCTTCATGGGTCTCTTGATTCAGCTTCTTTCTCTCAGGGTCGGCGTCGCCACCGGCCGCCACCTCGCCGAGCTCTGTAGGGACCACTATCCAAATTGGGCTCGTCTTGTGCTGTGGTTCATGGCTGAGGTTGCTTTGATTGGTGCTGATATTCAAGAGGTTATTGGTAGTGCCATTGCGATCCAAATTCTTAGCAGAGGCCTTTTCCCTCTCTGGGTTGGAGTTCTTATCACTGCTTCTGATTG ctttttctttctatttcttgAGAACTATGGAGTGAGGAAGTTGGAAGCTGCTTTTGCGGTTCTCATCGCTACCATGGCTCTTTCTTTTGCCTGGATGTTTGGTGACGCAAGACCTAGTGGGAAAGAACTTATGATGG GTATTTTGATTCCAAGACTCAGCTCAAAAACAATTCGTCAGGCTGTAGGTGTTGTGGGTTGTGTCATAATGCCACACAATGTATTCCTGCATTCTGCTTTGGTGCAGTCAAGAAAGATTGACCCACAAAAGAAAGTCCGTGTACAAGAGGCTCTCAATTACTATACAATCGAGTCCTCAGTTGCACTTACAGTCTCCTTCATGATCAATCTATTTGTCACAACAGTTTTTGCTAAGGGTTTTTATGGTACGAAGCAGGCAGATAGCATAGGATTGGTGAATGCAGGGCAGTATCTTGAGGAAAAGTATGGAGGAGGGGTCTTCCCTATTCTTTATATATGGGGAATCGGGTTATTGGCAGCTGGACAGAGTAGCACTATCACTGGAACATATGCCGGGCAATTCATTATGGGGGGTTTCCTCGACCTTCGGTTAAAGAAATGGTTGAGAGCATTGATCACTAGAAGTTGTGCAATTGTGCCAACTATAGTTGTAGCTATTGCTTTTAATAGATCGGAAGGGTCACTGGATGTTTTGAATGAGTGGCTTAATgtgcttcagtccatgcaaattCCCTTTGCACTGATTCCCCTCCTCACGTTGGTCTCCAGTGAGCAGATCATGGGCACCTTTAAGATTGGGCCTGTTCTTGAG AGGGTGGCATGGACTGTTGCTGTACTGATAATAGTAATCAATGGGTATCTCTTGGTAGATTTCTTCGTTTCTGAGGTGAACGGCCTATTGCTTGGTTTTGTAGCCTGCTCTTGCACAGTTGCATATGTTGCATTCATTGTATATTTGGTTTCATTGAGCGGTGCTCTTCCTTCCTCTTGGGTTAATCGACTTCCTAAGGGATTTTCTACTATTGCTGGGAATTAA
- the LOC130748854 gene encoding agamous-like MADS-box protein AGL104: MGRVKLQIKKIENTTNRQVTFSKRRNGLIKKAYELSVLCDVDVALIMFSPSGRACLFSGNRSIEEILERYINLPESERGRTHNQEQIQKVLCKMKAEGDQTCQAPSPVITDSQLEEIQRQIFLCKSQLEEMEKRLRVFEGDPSEITTLCEAEYREKVLQETLKQVQLRKVHLAKIVDGFVSRTSNTLDWFPQGDPHVHIMNLANAYDPAPLRLTASACLETR, translated from the exons ATGGGGAGAGTGAAGCTTCAGATCAAAAAGATTGAGAACACAACAAATAGACAAGTTACTTTCTCAAAGAGGAGGAATGGGCTGATCAAGAAAGCTTATGAACTTTctgttctttgtgatgttgatGTGGCTCTAATCATGTTTTCCCCATCTGGAAGAGCCTGTCTCTTCTCAGGCAATAGAAG CATTGAAGAAATTCTAGAACGATATATAAATCTCCCGGAGAGTGAACGCGGAAG GACACATAATCAAGAG CAAATCCAAAAGGTGCTTTGTAAGATGAAAGCTGAGGGTGATCAAACATGCCAAGCTCCAAG CCCGGTGATTACAGACTCCCAACTTGAG GAGATTCAAAGACAAATTTTTCTTTGCAAGTCTCAATTGGAAGAGATGGAGAAGCGACTGAG GGTATTTGAAGGTGATCCTTCTGAGATCACAACTCTGTGTGAGGCTGAGTATCGTGAAAAAGTCCTTCAGGAAACTCTAAAACAAGTGCAACTAAGAAAA GTACACCTTGCAAAAATTGTAGATGGATTTGTTAGCAGAACCTCGAATACATTAGACTGGTTTCCACAGGGAGATCCACATGTTCATATTATGAACCTCGCCAATGCTTATGACCCTGCTCCTCTCAG ATTAACTGCATCTGCATGTTTAGAAACAAGATAA
- the LOC130722880 gene encoding cyclin-A3-4-like isoform X3, with amino-acid sequence METRVAAKRKSINQSQNQSFKKKRIVLGELHNSSPNLNIPQTLKNPKPNKTTATTNKIASNAVDTDSSTDGKLEFRFDSDIFRYLHAMEMEKKRRPVINYMEKVQMDITPHMRGILVDWLVEVAEEYRLLSDTLHLAVSYIDRFLSVNIVNKPSLQLLGVSAVLIASKYEEINPCHVEKLCFITDNTYNNEEVLKMEADILKSLDFEMGNPTVKTFLRRFTGIGCQDKKFEYLTYYLAELSLLEYDCLMFLPSLVAASTMFLASFIIWPENHPWTPALQERTGYTSLELQECVLVLHDLYMARSGGSFQATRDKYKQHKFKCVSNLPAPPHLPSHLFEEVM; translated from the exons ATGGAGACTCGTGTCGCCGCTAAGAGAAAGTCCATCAACCAATCCCAAAACCAATCCTTCAAAAAGAAACGAATCGTGTTGGGTGAGCTTCACAATTCATCACCCAATCTCAACATCCCTCAAACTTTGAAGAATCCCAAGCCCAAcaaaacaacagcaacaacgAACAAGATAGCTAGCAATGCCGTTGACACAGATTCAAGCACCGATGGCAAGCTCGAGTTTCGTTTTGATTCCGACATCTTCAGATATCTTCACGCAATGGAG ATGGAGAAAAAGCGAAGACCGGTGATTAATTACATGGAGAAAGTTCAGATGGATATTACTCCTCACATGAGGGGAATTTTGGTGGATTGGTTAGTAGAGGTTGCTGAGGAGTATAGGCTTCTCTCTGACACTCTTCATCTTGCTGTTTCCTACATTGATAGGTTCCTATCTGTTAATATCGTCAACAAGCCCTCGCTTCAATTGCTCGGTGTTTCAGCTGTGCTCATCGCATC GAAGTATGAAGAAATTAACCCGTGCCATGTCGAAAAGTTGTGCTTCATCACTGATAACACATACAACAATGAAGAG GTTTTAAAGATGGAAGCTGACATTCTCAAGTCCCTAGATTTTGAAATGGGCAATCCTACTGTTAAGACTTTTCTAAG GAGGTTTACTGGGATTGGTTGCCAGGATAAAAAGTTTGAGTATCTGACTTACTATCTTGCTGAGCTAAGTTTGTTGGAGTATGATTGTTTAATGTTCTTGCCTTCTTTGGTGGCTGCATCTACAATGTTTCTAGCTAGTTTTATCATTTGGCCTGAGAATCATCCCTGG ACACCAGCCCTGCAAGAACGCACTGGGTATACATCACTTGAGCTACAAGAATGTGTTCTTGTTTTACATGATTTATACATGGCAAGAAGTGGAGGGTCTTTCCAAGCTACTAGGGACAAATACAAGCAACATAAG TTTAAATGTGTGTCAAACTTGCCTGCGCCTCCGCATTTACCAAGTCATCTCTTTGAAGAAGTGATGTAG